The nucleotide window TTGCACCAAAATTTACCCTCGTTCAAGGAAGTCCACGCGAAAACCTTACCGTTGCTGCCGTCAACGCCAACGGATCAACAACAAACACCAACGCAACAGGCTCAACAGATACTGTTGAAGAAATCAATGCATTTACAATTGTAAGAGCCAGTGATGAAAGTGCATTTACAAGAACCAAAGCCAGCGGTTCAAGCGGCAGTATTGTTCTTGATAGCTCACAAACAGTTGCATATACATTCAACAATGATGGCACTTTAAGCCTACAAAACATCAATGCAGGAAGCGGCAGCACCACAGGCGATTCACTAATAGTATTCGCAAACAATACGAATCGATTGGTGATTCAAAATGATAAAACAGGCAATAGCCCCAACTTCTCAATCGCCGAAGTCGAAGTCGGAAATTTTGACGCCGGGAATCCAGTCAGTACTAACATTGATGTTGCGCTTAAAGATGGAGATGGAGATCAATCTAATTCGGCTTTTGCAATCAACTTTAATCCAGATTTACCGACAAACACTAATCCACCAATCACTATTGATCTTGACGGCAATGGAATCAGTTACTTGTCACTCGAGGATGATATTCAATTCACTGACATTAATACGTTAGAAACGATTCAAACTGCATGGGTGGCATCGAATGATGGCATCCTTGTTTATGACGCTAATCAATCTGGAAGCGTGGAGACTCTTGATGAGTTTGTATTGACACGCTTGAGCACGCAAGCCTCAACAGACCTTGAGGCACTCGCTGAAGTCTTTGATACCAATCAAGACGGAATTCTGAATGCATTGGATACTGATTTTGAAAGCTTTGCAATTTGGCAAGACCTTAATTCTGACGGCATGTCTGATGATGGTGAGCTCATATCCTTGTCAGATCTTAGCATCAAAAGTATTGATTTAAGATATTTTGAAGATAGCCAAAGCCGCATTGATGGAGAAGGGGATGTAGAGATATTTGGTCAATTCAACATTAATTACGAAGACGGCTCAATAGGACTTGCAGAAGATGCAAGCTTTGCCTTTAGATCAGTTTCAGAAGAGCAGGTAAATTCAAACTATGATCTTATTAGCAGCTTAAACAATTCATTCAATGGCAAAGATGCAGATATCACTAACCCATCCAATTCTGAAAAGACAGACATCAGTGCAGGAGAGTTGGTCGATCAATTCCTTGCCATTAATACGGTTAGCAACGAACTGCTCTCCGAGATGCAACAAGAATTGAGTAATATAGACGATGATTTAAATGCAATAGATACAAAAGAATTCGGCAGCCAAGACCAAGATAATTCTTACCAAGCAAATATAAGTGACTCCGAAGAGCTAGACCTTGAAACAGACCTAGATATTGATATTATCGAATCTATTTTGATTGACAATTTTGACCCAACAGCACAAACACCAGCTGAAGACGAAGCGTTTGTGTATAGTTAGTCGTATTTTCGACCTCCTTATTGTTGACCTCGCGAACAAAGGTTTCTATATATAACAATGAGACAAAGAATACACTATAGATTCGTTCAATACCGAACAGAAAACTAAGTTCGATGTTCACCTTAGTCATACTGAATACAAAGTATTGAGTCAGCTCTGCAATCACGATCACAACAGAATCGGCATTAGAGTAAAACATTCAAGACTCAAGATACGCGATCAATAGCAGGCTAGACAAACATGGGCAATAGCATCGCGAAAAGTATCTGCAACGAATTCTTCACCGTTGCTATGACCCTCTTATAGCGCTAAACTACATAAAAATGCGAAGCACAGTTATAACTTCAATGAAAATATCTCTTTTCACAAAAACTTCTCTTTTCCGTATACAAAATATTCGCATAAGATTAGCACCAAGATTTATGATCCCATTATTAGCTTTTTTATGCATCAATATATTGACCAGCGACCTAGATAGAAGACATCAAAAAACAACGCTAGACAAAAAAGTCGACCAAATCTCCGCAATCATATTACCCTATGTTGTAGACAAAGAAATCGATATACTGAAAGCCATTGGGAAATCCGAAGTAGAGAGAAATGCGCAACTAAGATCAATTTACATACACTTAGTCGGGATCAATCAATCAATCGCTATTAATTCCACCCCAAGAGTAAACCTCCCTGCCACTGGTCAGGTCACTTATCAATCGACAACAAACCTTGTTAATCAGGGATTGAAAGTTGCCGACCTCAAAATTAAATTCTCACTGACAAGCCCAACAAATAACTTAGTAAGGATCAATATTTTAGCTTTAATAGCAATCTTTGCTTATTTCTTAATTAAAAAGCAAATAAATTCTACATTGATAGCAGAAAAGAGAAAAATAGCAAGTTTAGGCCTTCATCTTGCTTTGGAGGCAAGCTCTGACGGTTGGTGGGAAATCAACAAAAGCGAAAATAAAGCGCTAGTTTCAAAGAAATTGTGCAACCTGTTGTCTATCAAACATAATGATAAACATAAAACTATTGTTGAATTGAATGCGAATTGGTGGATAAATTATTTCGAACAATCTTATGATCTTATTAAATTCTTGTGTCTCCAGAATGCTAGCATAACACATAAAGAGGTTAAAATATTACCCGAAAAGGGTAAAAAACTACATCACATATCAATTAAAAGGGTCAAGATTCTTGGAAATAAATATATAAAAGATACAATCGTTTTCATGCTCACAAATGTCAGCGAAGAAGTTGCCAACAGAAGTCGCATTGAAGACATGGCTTACACAGATAACCTTACCAAGTTATCAAATAGAGTTTCATTTGAGCTCGAACTAGAAAAATTATCAGCAGAAAAGAATAGACATCAATATCGATATTCTTTGCTTATGCTCGATATTGATAATTTCAAACTCCTCAACGATATAAATGGCCACATCATTGGTGATCAATTTTTAAGAGAAATAAGCAATCGTTTAAGGCTTATACTTAGACCAATGGATTTTATTGCAAGAATTGGTGGTGATGAATTTGTAATCATCGCTCGATTTCCTAATAGCAATGATGAAGATATCATGAGACGAAGCCTCGCGATTGGTGAAAAAATCAGGAAAGCAATATCCAAGCCATTTTTAGTTGATGATCTAGCATTACAATACAACTGCAGTATCGGTATATGCATCGACAAAGACCAATCAGATAGTCCATTATCTATTCTTGATAATGCTGATCTAGCACTCTACGATGCAAAAGACAAGGGAAGAAACAAAGTTTCTTTCTTTAAAGATTCCATGAAGGATGTTGTTTCTCGAAGAGCATCACTGAAAGAAATGATTAGCGAAGCCCTAAATAAAAAGACAATTTATATTCACTACCAACCAATATTTGACATATCCTTGAAAAAAAGAGGCCAACAAAAGCTTCAAATAGTTGGGTATGAGGCTTTATTTCGATGTGATCACATTAATGCTAGTCCAGGTCAGATTATAAAAACTGCCGAAAGAACAGGTCAGATAGATCAAGTAACAGAAGCTGTCATTGATGCTATTGGCAATGACATCAAATACAATAAGATACGCCTCATCTCAACTCAAAAAATATCTATTAATGTCAGTGCTGTAGAAATTTTGAATCCTAATTTTTCAAAACAATTACTTGATCGTCTAGCACAAAATAATATTAACAATGATCAGATTTGCATTGAAGTAACTGAAACTGCATTTATCAGCAACATAGAATTGGCGAAAAGAAATATTGCTCTACTGAGGTTAGAAAATATACAAGTTGCAATGGATGACTTTGGAACAGGATATGCGTCAATCCAGACCCTGAGAAATATTAAATTTGATCAAATAAAAATTGATCAGTCGTACATACAAGGGCCAATGAATGATATCAATTTGGCGTTAATCAAATCATTAATATGGACTGCAAGAGCAATTAATGTTGATTTAGTAGCAGAAGGAATTGAAACTGAAGAACAACTTAATACCTTGAGTTCACTGGGATGCACATTAGGCCAAGGTTTTTTTCTTGATCAATTTGATGAGCGCAATATGGAAGCCAAAACTCCACTCGATAAACATTTCTGAAATAACTAATGGCAAATCATGTGCGATAAGGTTTTTGGGCAAAATTTTGGTTACGAGAAAACTACTTTACGAAGTTACGCCCTCGATCCGATCTTCTACTTCCTGATAAAGCTCTTGAAGCTGTTGAATATTTTCATCGGATGTTTCCCAATAACCGCGTCCGTTCACTTCCAGCAGCGTTCCAACAATGCGCCGGAAGCTATGAGGGTTCAACTCCAACAGACGCTTCCTCATCTCAGGATCATTGATGAAGGTGTCATTGGCTTCCTCGTAAACGAAGTTGTCAACAGCGCCACTGGTTGCACTCCAACCGAGCGTGAAGTTGAGACGCTTGGCCACCTCTCGCACGCCCTCGTAACCGGAATCAAGCATGCCTTCGTACCACTTGGGATTCAGGAGCTTGGTCCGTGAATCCAGGCGAATCGTCTCACTCAGGGAACGCACCTGGGCATTGGCTGTTGTGGTATCAGCGATATAGCTGGTTGGTGCTTTGCCGTCGTCACGCAACCCTTTAATCAATTTAGTGGGATCACTATCGAAATAATGGCTCACGTCCGTGAGTGAAATCTCTGCTGAATCAAGATTCTGGAAAGTGACATCAGCTGTTTTCATCACGTTCTCAAACACATCACGCTTCTGGTTCATCTCACCAGGATTATCCGCATTGAATGCAAATGTTTTACGGGAGAGGTACATCTCCTGCAATTCTCCTTCCTCTTCCCAAGTGCTGTTTTCTACAGCGAGGTTCACATTTGAGCTGTAGCTGCCACTCGCATTCGAGAACACTCTGCAAGCCGCATCGCGGAGACTTGTACCTTCCTTCTCGGCCTGTTCCAAAGCATGGCGACGAACAAAATTCTGCTCGAGCGGTTCATCAGCTTCAGCGGCCATTTTCACAGCCTGATCAATCAAGGCCATCTGGTTGATGAACAGATCACGAAAAACACCCGAGCAGTTCACCACCACATCAATCCGAGGGCGCCCCAACTCCTCGAGGGGGATCAACTCAAGCTTATTCACCCGACCGACAGAATCAGCCATCGGCTTGACGCCAACAAACCAGAGGATCTGCGCTAGAGATTCACCGTAGGTCTTGATGTTGTCCGTACCCCAGAGAACACAGGCAATGGTTTCAGGCCACGTGCCCTGCTCTTCACGCTGTCGCTCAATCAACTTATCAACCACACCCTTCGCAGCTGCGACAGCAGCTCGAGTAGGTATCGCCTGCGGATCAAGGGCGTGAATATTCTTGCCGCTGGGAAGAACACCGGGGTTACGGATGGGATCTCCGCCTGGCCCTGGAAGCACGTATTCACCATCTAGCGCCCGGAGCAAACTTTCCATCTCCATATCCGCGCAGATTTGCTCAAGGCAAAAACGCAGGTAGGCGAAAAGCTTGTCGAGCTCGGTGGAATCGATGCTGGTGAAACCAGCGCCACAGCATGCCCTCAGCCAGGGAGTGGGGAGCTTCAGGCCGAACTTGGTGAGGAGATCAAGAAGCCAACCGAAATTGCCGCGCATGTTCACCCGGCCATCAAGACCGGTCAAGGAACGAACCATGGAGCCGATGGCCGCCCGGGATGTTTCGGTGATTGTGCGATTCAGTTCAACATCAGCAAGAACGCCCTCATCATTTCCTCGATAAATGTCTTCGATGGTGCGTCCCATCGCTTCAGCGAGAAGCCCCGGCAGTGAACGAAGACCGTCTTCCTCACGCTCTAGTGCCGCAATATTGACCAAGGTTGCGACAGCCTCTTCAGCAGTCGGAGGCTTGCCAATGGTATGGAGACCGCAGGGGAGGAGACGACTTTCAATCTCCATCAATTGGCGGTAAACAGCTCCAACCAGAGCATCCCGTCCATCGAGATCAAGGGATGCGGCATCGTCCTCAGGAAGGTCAACATCCTTGTCCAGATTGCATTGTCGGGCCGTTTCAACAATCGTGTTCACGATTTGAACGCCGCGACCACCCTCGCGCAATTGCTGATAGGAACCGACGAGTTCACCAAGCTCTTTGAGGCCCTTGTAGAGGCCGGCATTCTCTGCAGGTGGCGTGAGGTAGCTGATCGTGGAGGCGTAGCCGCGGCGTTTGGCGATCGTGGCCTCAGAAGGATTGTTTGCTGCGTAGTAATAGAGATTCGGCAAGGAGCCAATCAATGAATCCGGATAGCAGGTTTCGCTCATGCCCATCTGCTTGCCCGGCATGAATTCGAGAGAGCCGTGGGTTCCGAAGTGGAGAACGGCATCAGCGCGCCACACTTTTTCGAGGTAGGTGTAATAAGCAGCAAAACCGTGGTGCGGGCTAGCGCTGCGGGAATAGAGAAGGCGCATGGGATCACCTTCGTAACCAAATGTGGGCTGCACACCAACAAACACATTGCCGAAGTGACGGCCATAAATCAGCAGGTTCTGCCCGTCACTGTTGAGATTTCCGGGAGGCTTCCCCCAGTTCTCCTCCAAACGCTCTGAGTAAGGAGTCAGCCGCTCGTACTCCTCCACACTCATGCGGTGGGCAATCGAAAGCTCTGGTGCTCCCTGCATCGCTTCGGGGTCATTGATCACCGCTTCCATCAGGGTTTTGGAATCACGCGGAAGATCCTGGATGTCGTATCCCTTCGCCTTCATCTCTTCGAGAACACGATGAATGGATCCGAACACATCGAGATAGGCCGCCGTTCCCACATTTCCCTTGTCCGGTGGAAAGCTGAAGACGGTGATCGCTAACTTCTTCTGATTGCGCGGCTTGATTCGCAAAGATGACCAGCGAATCGCCCTCTCGGCGATGGCATCAACACGATCTTGGAGGGTATGAGCTTTTCCGGTTGCATCATCACGGCCGGACAGAACGATGGGTTCGATGGCACCATCCAGCTCTGGAATCGCAATCTGCAGTGCCACTTGCACGGGGTGAAGGCCAAGGTCGCTGTCCTCCCATTCCTGGGTGGTCTGGAAGACCAATGGCAAGGCCACCATGTAGGGGCGATTGAGCTTCTTGAGCGACTCGATTGCCTTGGGGTGGTCTTGGCGAGCCGGACCACCAACCAGTGCGAAACCAGTCAGCGAGACGATGCCATCAACCAATGGCTGTTCCGGATTCAGCGGGTCATAGAAAAAAGCATTAACAGGCTTGGAGAAGTCGAGACCACCGCAGAAGATCGGGATCACCCGAGCACCGCGGAATTCAAGCTCCTGAACAACAGCAACGTAGTGAGCGTCATCACCGGTCACGATGTGACTCCGTTGAAGAACAAGACCAATCACAGGGCCTTGCCAAGCCTCATCGGATAAATCGGTTCGGCTCGACGTCCAGTTGAGGTATTCCTTGAGATCCTCAAACATGGTGGGAGCGAGTGGGTGCCAAATCCCCAGATCAGGGAATACCTCCGGCTCCGCCACCTCCATAGCCGGACGCTCTTCACCCTCAACAGCTGGAAAAACGTATTTGTCGGCCAGCATCAGCAGGAAATTCCTGAGGTTGTCCGGCGTTCCGCCCAGCCAATACTGAAAACTGAGCATGAAGCTTCTCGCGTCCTGTGCCTTCTCCACTGGCAGGTATTTGAGAACAGTCGGAAGCGTGTTGAGGAGCTTGAGCATGGCGTCCTGAAAGCCAGCTCCGCCGGCTTCTTTCCGCTTTTTCATGAAGCCGGCAATGGCGCTCTTGCTCTGCCCAAGCTGCGCCATCGAAAAGGAGCCGAGCTTGTTCAGGCGCATCACCTCCGGCATCGAAGGAAACACCACAGCCGCTTTGAGACGGTCGCGGTGGGGGGCCACTGCCTCGACGACCTTCTGCGCTAAATCCTCAATAAAAATGAGAGAGGCGATAAATACATCCGCCTCGCTGACATCCTGCTTGAAATTTTCGTAATTATCGGGATCACGTAGTTCCTCGATCAAATAGCCGCAAAGATCAATGCCCAGATCGCCTTCAGCCGCATTCAGAGCAGTGGCGGCCTGAGTGAGTGAGTTTTGGTACTGAGGTTCCAGAACCACATACACCGCCTTCATCACGGACTTGTGGTTTTGACCCTCCACAGGAGCAACGCGACGATCTGCGGAGCGGACCTGTGTAAACATCTGCACTCTTTGAGCAATGTGAAGAACATACGGCGGTCTGCGCTCAAGATGCGAGTGTTTGGGGTCTGGTGTTACAAGTCCCCCGAGCCCATAGGCTCAAGCGAGTGACAGCAGTGCCATGAATTCAGCAGCGGGTGGTTCAATCCCTGTCGTGGTAACAGGAGCACTCGGACGGATGGGTGCCGAAGTGATCAGAGCCATCAGGGCCGCCGAGGACTGCCACCTTGTTGGTGCTGTTGATACCACTCCCGGGAAGGAAGGTGAGGACGTCGGTCTTGCCCTTGGCCTGGGAGAGCTCGAGGTGGCCGTCACAGCAGATCTCGAAGGCTGCCTGTGCTCATGCAGCCAGGCTGTGCGAGATCAAGGCCCCGGCGGCGGTGCCGTGATGGTGGACTTCACCCATCCATCGGTCGTTTACGGCAATACCCGCGCCGCAATCGCTTACGGCGTGCACCCCGTGATCGGCACAACCGGTTTATCACCGCAGCAGATGAACGATCTCAGTGAGTTTGCGCAGAAAGCCTCCATCGGCGGCGCCGTGATTCCCAATTTCTCCGTGGGAATGGTTCTGCTGCAGCAGGCAGCTGCTGCAGCGGCACGCTTCTACGACCATGCCGAACTCACGGAGCTCCATCACAACCGCAAGGCTGATGCACCCAGCGGTACCTGCATCAAAACCGCTGAACTGATGGAAGAACTTGGCAAATCCTTCAACCCTGAGGAGGTTGAAGAACATGAATCGCTCGAAGGCAGCCGGGGGGGGCGCCGCCCCAGTGGGCTTCGCCTCCATTCACTGAGGTTGCCAGGCTTGGTCGCCCACCAGGAGGTGATGTTTGGTGCTCCGGGAGAGACGTACACCCTTCGCCATGACACGATCGATCGTTCGGCTTACATGCCTGGGGTTCTTTTATGTGTGCGCCGGGTTCGTCAACTCGAGGGGCTTGTCTATGGCCTTGAACGCCTGATCTGATTCACGATGCTTCTGCCTTTGCGACCGGGAGAACTCCAGCGTCTGATCCCGGCAGTCGCCACGGGAACTCAATTCAGAGCAACCCTTGGTAATCCACGCAAAATCCTCCAGCGCTTGCTGATTTCTGGAATCGGCGGGGTGATCACGCTTCTAATCAGCCAGAGCTTGTCATTCAATCGCTGGGGGTCGGTCTGGCTCATCGCAGGGGTCATCCTGCTGCTTTACATCCTCTGGGGCCCGATCGTTGAAGCGGGTCGCCGCAATGCCGAGCTTCGGCGCTATCCCGCAGCTGCACTTTTTGAAGGCGAGGTGGTGGAAGCCTTCACACGAGAACGCGTGGAGAACCAGCGGGAACAGGCCGATGCCAACGGTCGTCTCGAACTGGTTGA belongs to Synechococcus sp. WH 7805 and includes:
- a CDS encoding magnesium chelatase subunit H, translated to MFTQVRSADRRVAPVEGQNHKSVMKAVYVVLEPQYQNSLTQAATALNAAEGDLGIDLCGYLIEELRDPDNYENFKQDVSEADVFIASLIFIEDLAQKVVEAVAPHRDRLKAAVVFPSMPEVMRLNKLGSFSMAQLGQSKSAIAGFMKKRKEAGGAGFQDAMLKLLNTLPTVLKYLPVEKAQDARSFMLSFQYWLGGTPDNLRNFLLMLADKYVFPAVEGEERPAMEVAEPEVFPDLGIWHPLAPTMFEDLKEYLNWTSSRTDLSDEAWQGPVIGLVLQRSHIVTGDDAHYVAVVQELEFRGARVIPIFCGGLDFSKPVNAFFYDPLNPEQPLVDGIVSLTGFALVGGPARQDHPKAIESLKKLNRPYMVALPLVFQTTQEWEDSDLGLHPVQVALQIAIPELDGAIEPIVLSGRDDATGKAHTLQDRVDAIAERAIRWSSLRIKPRNQKKLAITVFSFPPDKGNVGTAAYLDVFGSIHRVLEEMKAKGYDIQDLPRDSKTLMEAVINDPEAMQGAPELSIAHRMSVEEYERLTPYSERLEENWGKPPGNLNSDGQNLLIYGRHFGNVFVGVQPTFGYEGDPMRLLYSRSASPHHGFAAYYTYLEKVWRADAVLHFGTHGSLEFMPGKQMGMSETCYPDSLIGSLPNLYYYAANNPSEATIAKRRGYASTISYLTPPAENAGLYKGLKELGELVGSYQQLREGGRGVQIVNTIVETARQCNLDKDVDLPEDDAASLDLDGRDALVGAVYRQLMEIESRLLPCGLHTIGKPPTAEEAVATLVNIAALEREEDGLRSLPGLLAEAMGRTIEDIYRGNDEGVLADVELNRTITETSRAAIGSMVRSLTGLDGRVNMRGNFGWLLDLLTKFGLKLPTPWLRACCGAGFTSIDSTELDKLFAYLRFCLEQICADMEMESLLRALDGEYVLPGPGGDPIRNPGVLPSGKNIHALDPQAIPTRAAVAAAKGVVDKLIERQREEQGTWPETIACVLWGTDNIKTYGESLAQILWFVGVKPMADSVGRVNKLELIPLEELGRPRIDVVVNCSGVFRDLFINQMALIDQAVKMAAEADEPLEQNFVRRHALEQAEKEGTSLRDAACRVFSNASGSYSSNVNLAVENSTWEEEGELQEMYLSRKTFAFNADNPGEMNQKRDVFENVMKTADVTFQNLDSAEISLTDVSHYFDSDPTKLIKGLRDDGKAPTSYIADTTTANAQVRSLSETIRLDSRTKLLNPKWYEGMLDSGYEGVREVAKRLNFTLGWSATSGAVDNFVYEEANDTFINDPEMRKRLLELNPHSFRRIVGTLLEVNGRGYWETSDENIQQLQELYQEVEDRIEGVTS
- the dapB gene encoding 4-hydroxy-tetrahydrodipicolinate reductase codes for the protein MNSAAGGSIPVVVTGALGRMGAEVIRAIRAAEDCHLVGAVDTTPGKEGEDVGLALGLGELEVAVTADLEGCLCSCSQAVRDQGPGGGAVMVDFTHPSVVYGNTRAAIAYGVHPVIGTTGLSPQQMNDLSEFAQKASIGGAVIPNFSVGMVLLQQAAAAAARFYDHAELTELHHNRKADAPSGTCIKTAELMEELGKSFNPEEVEEHESLEGSRGGRRPSGLRLHSLRLPGLVAHQEVMFGAPGETYTLRHDTIDRSAYMPGVLLCVRRVRQLEGLVYGLERLI
- a CDS encoding bifunctional diguanylate cyclase/phosphodiesterase, whose translation is MKISLFTKTSLFRIQNIRIRLAPRFMIPLLAFLCINILTSDLDRRHQKTTLDKKVDQISAIILPYVVDKEIDILKAIGKSEVERNAQLRSIYIHLVGINQSIAINSTPRVNLPATGQVTYQSTTNLVNQGLKVADLKIKFSLTSPTNNLVRINILALIAIFAYFLIKKQINSTLIAEKRKIASLGLHLALEASSDGWWEINKSENKALVSKKLCNLLSIKHNDKHKTIVELNANWWINYFEQSYDLIKFLCLQNASITHKEVKILPEKGKKLHHISIKRVKILGNKYIKDTIVFMLTNVSEEVANRSRIEDMAYTDNLTKLSNRVSFELELEKLSAEKNRHQYRYSLLMLDIDNFKLLNDINGHIIGDQFLREISNRLRLILRPMDFIARIGGDEFVIIARFPNSNDEDIMRRSLAIGEKIRKAISKPFLVDDLALQYNCSIGICIDKDQSDSPLSILDNADLALYDAKDKGRNKVSFFKDSMKDVVSRRASLKEMISEALNKKTIYIHYQPIFDISLKKRGQQKLQIVGYEALFRCDHINASPGQIIKTAERTGQIDQVTEAVIDAIGNDIKYNKIRLISTQKISINVSAVEILNPNFSKQLLDRLAQNNINNDQICIEVTETAFISNIELAKRNIALLRLENIQVAMDDFGTGYASIQTLRNIKFDQIKIDQSYIQGPMNDINLALIKSLIWTARAINVDLVAEGIETEEQLNTLSSLGCTLGQGFFLDQFDERNMEAKTPLDKHF